From one Lolium rigidum isolate FL_2022 chromosome 4, APGP_CSIRO_Lrig_0.1, whole genome shotgun sequence genomic stretch:
- the LOC124648265 gene encoding zinc finger CCCH domain-containing protein 39-like, whose protein sequence is MQEVLLPAHPVPFGFGFGPGPLGFVDRRLCSPALLLPTGDGLIHGGCSPFTPNPRASPPARGDGVFYRGCTPSPMASPRGATPSPRSSPPASTTSSSSGSRVYDDTAAAATEHRLRMARYALQYQDAVNRYHLCVSQLADAAREADALRLHNAGLRGANNGLAGRVVMLGGNRGPAIALAGQLRRLHLGPMQPMPGAPTMLPMPCPASPGPPMLLPMARPAFPVPPMLPIPRPASQGPPMLPIPRPASQGPPMLPMARPASPAEKHAVLPKSISIRSTGYLKMARNGGSGKNRVTKPENVGSRVFVGMDGAKPEEQKGQLVTSTGGLEFEVYNQGMFKTELCNNWEETGACRYADQCQFAHGIAELRPIIRHPRYKTQVCRMIVGGALCPYGHRCHFRHSITPADHPLLLAA, encoded by the exons ATGCAGGAAGTTCTCCTCCCGGCCCACCCCGTGCCGTTCGGGTTCGGGTTCGGCCCAGGGCCGCTGGGCTTCGTCGATCGCCGCCTCTGCTCCCCCGCGCTGCTGCTCCCCACCGGCGACGGCCTCATCCACGGCGGCTGCTCCCCCTTCACCCCGAACCCCAGGGCGTCCCCGCCAGCGCGCGGCGATGGCGTCTTCTACCGCGGCTGCACCCCGAGCCCCATGGCGTCCCCGCGCGGCGCCACCCCGAGCCCCAGGTCGTCCCCGcccgcctccaccacctcctcctcgtccggcTCCCGCGTCTACGACGacaccgcggcggcggcgacggagcaCCGCCTGCGCATGGCCCGCTACGCGCTGCAGTACCAGGACGCCGTCAACCGCTACCACCTCTGCGTCTCCCAGCTCGCCGACGCCGCGCGCGAGGCCGACGCGCTCCGCCTCCACAACGCAGGGCTCCGCGGCGCCAACAACGGCCTCGCCGGCCGCGTCGTCATGCTCGGCGGCAACCGCGGCCCCGCCATCGCCCTCGCCGGCCAGCTCCGACGCCTCCACCTCGGGCCGATGCAGCCCATGCCGGGGGCTCCGACGATGCTGCCTATGCCGTGTCCCGCCTCCCCGGGTCCTCCGATGCTGTTGCCTATGGCGCGTCCAGCCTTCCCGGTTCCTCCGATGCTGCCTATTCCTCGTCCCGCCTCCCAGGGTCCTCCGATGCTGCCTATTCCTCGTCCCGCCTCCCAGGGTCCTCCGATGCTGCCCATGGCGCGTCCCGCCTCCCCGGCCGAGAAGCACGCGGTGCTGCCGAAGAGCATCTCCATCCGCTCCACCGGCTACCTCAAGATGGCCAGGAACGGCGGCAGCGGCAAgaaccgcgtgacgaagccagaGAACGTCGGTTCG CGCGTGTTCGTGGGCATGGACGGCGCGAAGCCGGAGGAGCAGAAGGGCCAGCTGGTGACGTCCACGGGCGGGCTGGAGTTCGAGGTGTACAACCAGGGCATGTTCAAGACGGAGCTCTGCAACAACTGGGAGGAGACCGGGGCGTGCCGCTACGCCGACCAGTGCCAGTTCGCGCACGGCATCGCCGAGCTCCGCCCCATCATCCGCCACCCACGCTACAAGACCCAGGTCTGCCGCATGATCGTCGGCGGCGCCCTCTGCCCCTACGGCCACCGCTGCCACTTCCGCCACTCCATCACACCCGCCGACCACccactcctcctcgccgcctgA